In Actinoplanes lobatus, the DNA window TGGCCCATCCGAACATCGCGCTGATCAAGTACTGGGGCAAGAGCGACGAGCGCCTGATGATCCCGTACGTCGACAGCCTGTCGATGACCCTGGACATCCTCCCCACCGTCACCACCGTCCGGCTCGGCCCGGGGGAGCGGACCGATCAGGTCACGCTCGACGGCGCACCGGCCGAGGGCGACTTCCGGCAGCGCGTCGTCACCTTCCTGGACCTGCTGCGGGCGATGGCCGGGCGCGACGAGCGGGCCGTCGTCGACACCCGCAACGTCGTACCCACCGGGGCCGGGCTCGCCTCCTCGGCGAGCGGGTTCGCCGCGCTCGCCGTGGCGGGCGCCGCCGCGTACGGTCTCGATCCCGATCCCACCGCTCTCTCCCGGCTGGCACGGCGGGGCTCGGCGTCGGCCTCCCGGTCGATCTTCGGCGGCTTCGCGATCTGCCACGCCGGTCAGGGTGGCGGTGAGGCCGCCGACCGGAGTGCCTTCGCCGAGCCGGTGCCCGTCACCGGCCTGGACCCGGCACTGGTGATCGCGCTGGTCAACGCGGGTCCCAAGGCCGTGTCCAGCCGGGAGGCGATGCGGCGTACCGTCGCCACGTCACCGCTCTACCAGTCCTGGGCGGCGTCCAGCAAGATCGACCTGGCCGAGATGCGGGGCGCGCTGCACCGCGGCGATCTGGCGGCGGTGGGGGAGATCGCCGAGCGCAACGCGCTCGGCATGCACGCCACGATGCTGGCCGCACGCCCCGCGGTGCGATACCTGTCCGCGGACACCGTGACCGTGCTCGACAGCGTCCTGCGACTGCGGGCGGACGGCGTCGCGGCCTACGCGACCATGGACGCCGGACCGAACGTCAAGGTGCTCTGCCACCGGGCGGACGCCGGCCGGGTGGCCGACGCGGTGCGCGCCGCCGTACCGGACTGCTCGGTGCTCACCGCCGGTCCGGGGCCGGCCGCCGTGCTGCGGACGGAGGCCGGGCGGTGAGCGGCCCGCCCCCGGTCCGCTCGGACGCGCCGGGAAAGCTGTTCGTCGCGGGCGAGTACGCGGTGATGGAACCGGGCCATCCGGCGATCCTGATCGCCGTCGACCGGCAGGTGAGCGTCACCGTGTCCACACCGGACGGCGCCGACGTCGTGATCGACTCCGATCTGAACCCGGCCGAGACGCGACTGGAGCGGCGCGGTGGCGACCTCGTGGTGGCCGGCGCGGACACGGGGCAGAAATCCGAAGGGCTCGGCCACGTGCTGTCGGCGATCGGTGTGGTCGGCGAACTGCTGGCCGAACGCGGGTCGCGGATGCCCGCCGTGCACCTGTCGATCCGCAGCCGCCTGCACCGCGACGGCACCAAGTTCGGCCTGGGTTCGAGCGGCGCGGTCACGGTGGCGGTGGTGACGGCGGTGGCGTCGTACTGCGGCGTGGAGCTGTCCCCCGAACAGCGGTACCGGCTGGCGATGCTGGCGACGGCACGGCACGACGCCGGCTCGTCCGGGGGTGACCTGGCCGCCAGCGTGTGGGGCGGGTGGCTGGCGTACCACGCGCCGGACCGGGCCGTCGTCCTCGACATGGCCGGCCGGCGCGGTGTCGGGGAGATGCTGCGCAGCCCGTGGCCGGGTTTCTCGGTCCGCCGGCTGGAACCGCCGCGGGGACTGGCCCTGGAGGTGGGCTGGACGGGCCAGCCCGCCAGCACGTTCTCCCTGGCCCAGCGCCTGGGCTCGGGGCGCTGGCGGGGCAGCGCGGCGCAACGTGGCTTCCTGGCGCGCAGCGACGAGTGCGTACGGGCCGCGATCGGGGCCCTGGACCGGGGTGACGACCGGGAGCTGCTGGAGCACATCCGGGGCGCCCGCCGGGTGCTCGCCGAACTGGACGACGAGGTCCGGCTGGGCATCTTCACCCCCCGGCTCACGGCGCTGTGCGACGCCGCCGACGCCGTCGGTGGAGCGGCCAAACCGTCGGGCGCCGGCGGTGGCGACTGCGGCATCGCCCTGCTGGACGCCACCGCCAAACGGGAGATCTCACAGCTGCGGAAGGAATGGGTCGCCGCCGGGGTGCTGCCCATGCCGATCCATGTCCAGCCCACGAAGGGAAGCCCAGAATGATCGCCAACCGGAAGGACGACCACGTCCGTTTCGCCGCCGAGCAGCAGCGCCGCCCCGACGGGCACAACCAGTTCGACGACGTGTCCTTCGTCCACCACGCGCTGGCCGGCATCGACCGTACCGACGTCTCGCTGACCACCCGGTTCGGCGGCATCGAGTGGCCGGTCCCGCTGTACATCAACGCGATGACCGGCGGCAGCGCCAAGACCGGCCTCATCAACCGGGATCTCGCGATCGCCGCCCAGGAGACCGGGGTGCCCATCGCCACCGGGTCGATGAGCGCGTACTTCGCCGACGACGCGGTGGCGGACACGTTCAGCGTGATGCGCCGGGAGAACCCGAAGGGGTTCATCATCGCGAACGTCAACGCCAACGCCACCGTCGACAGGGCGCGCCGGGCGATCGACCTGATGGAGGCCGACGCACTCCAGATCCACCTGAACTCCATCCAGGAGACGGTGATGCCGGAGGGCGACCGCGCGTTCTCGTCGTGGGGGCCGCAGATCGGGAGGATCGTGGCCGGCGCCGGCGTACCGGTGATCGTCAAGGAGGTCGGCTTCGGGCTCAGCCGCGAGACCCTGGACCGGTTGCGGGATCTCGGCGTGACGGTGGCCGACGTCGCGGGCAGCGGCGGCACGAACTTCGCGCGGATCGAGAACGACCGGCGGGACCGGGCCGACTACTCCTTCCTCAACGGGTGGGGACAGTCCACCCCCGCCTGCCTGCTGGACGCCCAGGGCGCCGGCATCCCGGTGCTCGGCTCGGGCGGGGTACGCCACCCGCTCGACGTGGTACGCGCCCTGGCGCTCGGCGCCTCCGCCGTCGGAGCGTCCGGCCTGTTCCTCACCACCGTGCTCGACGGCGGCCCGCCCGCCCTGATCGCGCTGATCTCCGGATGGCTCGATCAGCTGAGATCCCTGATGACCGCGCTGGGCGCGCGGAACCCGGCGGAACTGACCCGGTGCGATGTGCTGATCAGCGACGGCCTGCGCGACTTCTGCGCCGACCGGGACATCGACATCCGCCGGCTCGCTACACGCTCCCGGTCGCACCGTGGCGACTCGGAGCCGATCGGAGGTACGCGATGAGCGACACGACATTGACCGCCAGTGTTCCCCTGCGGTGGGTGGGCCCGCTGCGCATCACCGGGAACGTGGGAGACATCGAGACGGAGGTCCCGCTCGCCACCTACGAGTCGCCGCTGTGGCCCTCGGTCGGCCGGGGCGCGAAGATCTCCCGGCTGGTCGGGCCGGGCATCGTCACCACCCTCGTCGACGAGCGCATGACCCGTTCGGTGCTGGTCCGGGCGGAGGACGCGCAGACCGCCTACCTGGCGGCGCTGGAGGTCGACGCCCGGCTCGACGAGCTGCGGGAGATCGTGCGCACCTGCGGCCGGTTCGTCGAG includes these proteins:
- the mvaD gene encoding diphosphomevalonate decarboxylase, with protein sequence MTVENQLKAAAATAVAHPNIALIKYWGKSDERLMIPYVDSLSMTLDILPTVTTVRLGPGERTDQVTLDGAPAEGDFRQRVVTFLDLLRAMAGRDERAVVDTRNVVPTGAGLASSASGFAALAVAGAAAYGLDPDPTALSRLARRGSASASRSIFGGFAICHAGQGGGEAADRSAFAEPVPVTGLDPALVIALVNAGPKAVSSREAMRRTVATSPLYQSWAASSKIDLAEMRGALHRGDLAAVGEIAERNALGMHATMLAARPAVRYLSADTVTVLDSVLRLRADGVAAYATMDAGPNVKVLCHRADAGRVADAVRAAVPDCSVLTAGPGPAAVLRTEAGR
- a CDS encoding phosphomevalonate kinase, yielding MSGPPPVRSDAPGKLFVAGEYAVMEPGHPAILIAVDRQVSVTVSTPDGADVVIDSDLNPAETRLERRGGDLVVAGADTGQKSEGLGHVLSAIGVVGELLAERGSRMPAVHLSIRSRLHRDGTKFGLGSSGAVTVAVVTAVASYCGVELSPEQRYRLAMLATARHDAGSSGGDLAASVWGGWLAYHAPDRAVVLDMAGRRGVGEMLRSPWPGFSVRRLEPPRGLALEVGWTGQPASTFSLAQRLGSGRWRGSAAQRGFLARSDECVRAAIGALDRGDDRELLEHIRGARRVLAELDDEVRLGIFTPRLTALCDAADAVGGAAKPSGAGGGDCGIALLDATAKREISQLRKEWVAAGVLPMPIHVQPTKGSPE
- the fni gene encoding type 2 isopentenyl-diphosphate Delta-isomerase is translated as MIANRKDDHVRFAAEQQRRPDGHNQFDDVSFVHHALAGIDRTDVSLTTRFGGIEWPVPLYINAMTGGSAKTGLINRDLAIAAQETGVPIATGSMSAYFADDAVADTFSVMRRENPKGFIIANVNANATVDRARRAIDLMEADALQIHLNSIQETVMPEGDRAFSSWGPQIGRIVAGAGVPVIVKEVGFGLSRETLDRLRDLGVTVADVAGSGGTNFARIENDRRDRADYSFLNGWGQSTPACLLDAQGAGIPVLGSGGVRHPLDVVRALALGASAVGASGLFLTTVLDGGPPALIALISGWLDQLRSLMTALGARNPAELTRCDVLISDGLRDFCADRDIDIRRLATRSRSHRGDSEPIGGTR